A window of the Cheilinus undulatus linkage group 21, ASM1832078v1, whole genome shotgun sequence genome harbors these coding sequences:
- the rab11fip4a gene encoding rab11 family-interacting protein 4A isoform X1 encodes MEGQGQLIAFLKRLKEVFDVCDEDADGFIRVEHLVDLGLQFGQGDEVKKLTRYLDPNAHGKINFKDFCHGVLAIKGCEGILKMNVSPRGIQPSNQPSVTDNGYIYQIFSTSDTSTELWCYSVSNGEAKLAPPIIMCTRSYPEHSAFSEGGATDGEVDMDSSTENANSSDPAQQTSRLSGSASASVISREEQFEDYGEGEDVDFTPSSPCPEEDSRTNGFSDLGSSLPSSAGQTPQKMRQLYNSELLDIYCSQCCKKVNLLNDLEARLRNLKANSPNRKISSTAFGRQLFQANHSLFGSSQGSSTEDLFADSIDSCDLDITEKVSYLEKKVTELEGDSLANSDLKSKLKQENTQLVHRVHELEEQVKDAETRASQTLEEETKRHREVFTKMERDRNTEIDLLCNRIQLLEEENGEMKLNVCRLKSQTEKLDQEKQKMTDKLEDTSLRLKDEMDLYRKIMDKLWQNRHEFQKEKENMQELIDDLKRELDYLQCFKLEMEHPGKGKGLSELNARTREIEMEHEVKRLKQENHKLRDQNDDLNAQILSLSLYEAKNLFSCQTKAQCLAAEIDNASRDELVDALKEQEEINLRLRQYMDKIILAILDHNPSILEIKS; translated from the exons GTGAAGAAGTTGACCCGATACCTCGATCCGAATGCTCATGGAAAGATCAACTTCAAAGATTTTTGCCATGGAGTACTCGCCATCAAAG GCTGCGAGGGGATCCTAAAAATGAACGTGAGTCCTCGTGGCATTCAGCCTTCCAACCAGCCGTCTGTTACTGACAACGGTTACATCTACCAG ATTTTCTCCACATCAGATACTTCTACTGAGCTGTGGTGCTATTCTGTTTCT aacGGCGAGGCCAAGCTGGCTCCTCCTATCATCATGTGTACGAGGTCGTACCCAGAACACAGTGCGTTCAGCGAAGGTGGCGCCACTGATGGAGAGGTTGACATGGACAGCAGCACTGAAAACGCCAACAGCTCCGATCCAGCTCAGCAAACCAG CCGACTGAGTGGCTCTGCGTCTGCATCCGTGATCTCCAGAGAAGAACAGTTTGAGGACTATGGCGAGGGAGAGGACGTTGACTTTACTCCCAGCAGCCCTTGTCCCGAAGAAGACTCCAGAACAAACGGCTTCTCCGACCTCGGGTCCTCCCTCCCCTCCAG TGCCGGGCAGACTCCTCAGAAGATGCGTCAGCTGTATAACAGTGAGCTGTTGGACATTTACTGCTCTCAGTGCTGTAAGAAGGTGAATCTGCTGAATGACCTCGAGGCTCGACTACGAAACCTGAAGGCCAACAG CCCAAACAGAAAGATCTCCAGCACTGCATTTGGACG CCAGCTGTTTCAGGCCAACCACAGCTTGTTCGGCTCAAGTCAAGGCAGCAGCACCGAGGATCTGTTCGCCGACAGCATCGACTCCTGCGACCTCGACATCACAGAAAAA GTGAGTTACCTGGAGAAGAAGGTGACGGAGTTGGAGGGTGACAGTTTGGCGAACAGCGACCTCAAATCTAAACTCAAACAGGAGAACACACAGCTGGTACACAG GGTCCACGAGCTGGAGGAGCAGGTGAAGGATGCCGAGACGAGGGCGAGCCAGACGCTGGAGGAGGAGACGAAGAGACACCGAGAAGTGTTCACGAAGATGGAGAGAGACCGAAACACTGAGATAGACCTGCTCTGCAACAG GATACAGCTGCTAGAGGAAGAAAACGGAGAGATGAAGTTAAACGTGTGCAGACTCAAGTCTCAGACAGAAAAGCTTGACCAG GAGAAGCAGAAGATGACGGATAAGCTGGAGGACACGAGTCTGAGGCTGAAGGACGAGATGGATCTGTACAGGAAGATCATGGACAAGCTTTGGCAGAACCGCCATGAGTTTcagaaggagaaagagaacATGCAGGAG CTGATCGATGACCTGAAGAGGGAGCTGGACTACCTGCAGTGTTTTAAGCTGGAGATGGAGCATCCTGGGAAAGGGAAGGGTCTGTCAGAGCTGAATGCTCGGACCAGAGAGATCGAGATGGAGCATGAAGTCAAAAGACTCAAACAG gAGAACCACAAGCTGCGAGACCAGAACGACGACCTGAATGCTCAGATTCTCAGTCTGAGTTTGTACGAGGCCAAAAACCTTTTCTCCTGTCAGACCAAGGCTCAGTGCCTTGCTGCTGAGATCGACAATGCATCCCGGGACGAG CTGGTGGATGCTCtgaaggagcaggaggagatcAACCTGCGTCTGAGACAGTACATGGACAAAATCATCCTCGCCATCCTCGACCACAACCCGTCCATCCTGGAGATCAAGAGCTAA
- the rab11fip4a gene encoding rab11 family-interacting protein 4A isoform X2: protein MEGQGQLIAFLKRLKEVFDVCDEDADGFIRVEHLVDLGLQFGQGDEVKKLTRYLDPNAHGKINFKDFCHGVLAIKGCEGILKMNVSPRGIQPSNQPSVTDNGYIYQNGEAKLAPPIIMCTRSYPEHSAFSEGGATDGEVDMDSSTENANSSDPAQQTSRLSGSASASVISREEQFEDYGEGEDVDFTPSSPCPEEDSRTNGFSDLGSSLPSSAGQTPQKMRQLYNSELLDIYCSQCCKKVNLLNDLEARLRNLKANSPNRKISSTAFGRQLFQANHSLFGSSQGSSTEDLFADSIDSCDLDITEKVSYLEKKVTELEGDSLANSDLKSKLKQENTQLVHRVHELEEQVKDAETRASQTLEEETKRHREVFTKMERDRNTEIDLLCNRIQLLEEENGEMKLNVCRLKSQTEKLDQEKQKMTDKLEDTSLRLKDEMDLYRKIMDKLWQNRHEFQKEKENMQELIDDLKRELDYLQCFKLEMEHPGKGKGLSELNARTREIEMEHEVKRLKQENHKLRDQNDDLNAQILSLSLYEAKNLFSCQTKAQCLAAEIDNASRDELVDALKEQEEINLRLRQYMDKIILAILDHNPSILEIKS, encoded by the exons GTGAAGAAGTTGACCCGATACCTCGATCCGAATGCTCATGGAAAGATCAACTTCAAAGATTTTTGCCATGGAGTACTCGCCATCAAAG GCTGCGAGGGGATCCTAAAAATGAACGTGAGTCCTCGTGGCATTCAGCCTTCCAACCAGCCGTCTGTTACTGACAACGGTTACATCTACCAG aacGGCGAGGCCAAGCTGGCTCCTCCTATCATCATGTGTACGAGGTCGTACCCAGAACACAGTGCGTTCAGCGAAGGTGGCGCCACTGATGGAGAGGTTGACATGGACAGCAGCACTGAAAACGCCAACAGCTCCGATCCAGCTCAGCAAACCAG CCGACTGAGTGGCTCTGCGTCTGCATCCGTGATCTCCAGAGAAGAACAGTTTGAGGACTATGGCGAGGGAGAGGACGTTGACTTTACTCCCAGCAGCCCTTGTCCCGAAGAAGACTCCAGAACAAACGGCTTCTCCGACCTCGGGTCCTCCCTCCCCTCCAG TGCCGGGCAGACTCCTCAGAAGATGCGTCAGCTGTATAACAGTGAGCTGTTGGACATTTACTGCTCTCAGTGCTGTAAGAAGGTGAATCTGCTGAATGACCTCGAGGCTCGACTACGAAACCTGAAGGCCAACAG CCCAAACAGAAAGATCTCCAGCACTGCATTTGGACG CCAGCTGTTTCAGGCCAACCACAGCTTGTTCGGCTCAAGTCAAGGCAGCAGCACCGAGGATCTGTTCGCCGACAGCATCGACTCCTGCGACCTCGACATCACAGAAAAA GTGAGTTACCTGGAGAAGAAGGTGACGGAGTTGGAGGGTGACAGTTTGGCGAACAGCGACCTCAAATCTAAACTCAAACAGGAGAACACACAGCTGGTACACAG GGTCCACGAGCTGGAGGAGCAGGTGAAGGATGCCGAGACGAGGGCGAGCCAGACGCTGGAGGAGGAGACGAAGAGACACCGAGAAGTGTTCACGAAGATGGAGAGAGACCGAAACACTGAGATAGACCTGCTCTGCAACAG GATACAGCTGCTAGAGGAAGAAAACGGAGAGATGAAGTTAAACGTGTGCAGACTCAAGTCTCAGACAGAAAAGCTTGACCAG GAGAAGCAGAAGATGACGGATAAGCTGGAGGACACGAGTCTGAGGCTGAAGGACGAGATGGATCTGTACAGGAAGATCATGGACAAGCTTTGGCAGAACCGCCATGAGTTTcagaaggagaaagagaacATGCAGGAG CTGATCGATGACCTGAAGAGGGAGCTGGACTACCTGCAGTGTTTTAAGCTGGAGATGGAGCATCCTGGGAAAGGGAAGGGTCTGTCAGAGCTGAATGCTCGGACCAGAGAGATCGAGATGGAGCATGAAGTCAAAAGACTCAAACAG gAGAACCACAAGCTGCGAGACCAGAACGACGACCTGAATGCTCAGATTCTCAGTCTGAGTTTGTACGAGGCCAAAAACCTTTTCTCCTGTCAGACCAAGGCTCAGTGCCTTGCTGCTGAGATCGACAATGCATCCCGGGACGAG CTGGTGGATGCTCtgaaggagcaggaggagatcAACCTGCGTCTGAGACAGTACATGGACAAAATCATCCTCGCCATCCTCGACCACAACCCGTCCATCCTGGAGATCAAGAGCTAA
- the rab11fip4a gene encoding rab11 family-interacting protein 4A isoform X4: protein MNEHVTATLRHRSLCWSIFSTSDTSTELWCYSVSNGEAKLAPPIIMCTRSYPEHSAFSEGGATDGEVDMDSSTENANSSDPAQQTSRLSGSASASVISREEQFEDYGEGEDVDFTPSSPCPEEDSRTNGFSDLGSSLPSSAGQTPQKMRQLYNSELLDIYCSQCCKKVNLLNDLEARLRNLKANSPNRKISSTAFGRQLFQANHSLFGSSQGSSTEDLFADSIDSCDLDITEKVSYLEKKVTELEGDSLANSDLKSKLKQENTQLVHRVHELEEQVKDAETRASQTLEEETKRHREVFTKMERDRNTEIDLLCNRIQLLEEENGEMKLNVCRLKSQTEKLDQEKQKMTDKLEDTSLRLKDEMDLYRKIMDKLWQNRHEFQKEKENMQELIDDLKRELDYLQCFKLEMEHPGKGKGLSELNARTREIEMEHEVKRLKQENHKLRDQNDDLNAQILSLSLYEAKNLFSCQTKAQCLAAEIDNASRDELVDALKEQEEINLRLRQYMDKIILAILDHNPSILEIKS, encoded by the exons ATGAATGAACACGTCACAGCGACCCTCAGACATCGTTCTCTCTGCTGGAGT ATTTTCTCCACATCAGATACTTCTACTGAGCTGTGGTGCTATTCTGTTTCT aacGGCGAGGCCAAGCTGGCTCCTCCTATCATCATGTGTACGAGGTCGTACCCAGAACACAGTGCGTTCAGCGAAGGTGGCGCCACTGATGGAGAGGTTGACATGGACAGCAGCACTGAAAACGCCAACAGCTCCGATCCAGCTCAGCAAACCAG CCGACTGAGTGGCTCTGCGTCTGCATCCGTGATCTCCAGAGAAGAACAGTTTGAGGACTATGGCGAGGGAGAGGACGTTGACTTTACTCCCAGCAGCCCTTGTCCCGAAGAAGACTCCAGAACAAACGGCTTCTCCGACCTCGGGTCCTCCCTCCCCTCCAG TGCCGGGCAGACTCCTCAGAAGATGCGTCAGCTGTATAACAGTGAGCTGTTGGACATTTACTGCTCTCAGTGCTGTAAGAAGGTGAATCTGCTGAATGACCTCGAGGCTCGACTACGAAACCTGAAGGCCAACAG CCCAAACAGAAAGATCTCCAGCACTGCATTTGGACG CCAGCTGTTTCAGGCCAACCACAGCTTGTTCGGCTCAAGTCAAGGCAGCAGCACCGAGGATCTGTTCGCCGACAGCATCGACTCCTGCGACCTCGACATCACAGAAAAA GTGAGTTACCTGGAGAAGAAGGTGACGGAGTTGGAGGGTGACAGTTTGGCGAACAGCGACCTCAAATCTAAACTCAAACAGGAGAACACACAGCTGGTACACAG GGTCCACGAGCTGGAGGAGCAGGTGAAGGATGCCGAGACGAGGGCGAGCCAGACGCTGGAGGAGGAGACGAAGAGACACCGAGAAGTGTTCACGAAGATGGAGAGAGACCGAAACACTGAGATAGACCTGCTCTGCAACAG GATACAGCTGCTAGAGGAAGAAAACGGAGAGATGAAGTTAAACGTGTGCAGACTCAAGTCTCAGACAGAAAAGCTTGACCAG GAGAAGCAGAAGATGACGGATAAGCTGGAGGACACGAGTCTGAGGCTGAAGGACGAGATGGATCTGTACAGGAAGATCATGGACAAGCTTTGGCAGAACCGCCATGAGTTTcagaaggagaaagagaacATGCAGGAG CTGATCGATGACCTGAAGAGGGAGCTGGACTACCTGCAGTGTTTTAAGCTGGAGATGGAGCATCCTGGGAAAGGGAAGGGTCTGTCAGAGCTGAATGCTCGGACCAGAGAGATCGAGATGGAGCATGAAGTCAAAAGACTCAAACAG gAGAACCACAAGCTGCGAGACCAGAACGACGACCTGAATGCTCAGATTCTCAGTCTGAGTTTGTACGAGGCCAAAAACCTTTTCTCCTGTCAGACCAAGGCTCAGTGCCTTGCTGCTGAGATCGACAATGCATCCCGGGACGAG CTGGTGGATGCTCtgaaggagcaggaggagatcAACCTGCGTCTGAGACAGTACATGGACAAAATCATCCTCGCCATCCTCGACCACAACCCGTCCATCCTGGAGATCAAGAGCTAA
- the rab11fip4a gene encoding rab11 family-interacting protein 4A isoform X3: MKFSIFSTSDTSTELWCYSVSNGEAKLAPPIIMCTRSYPEHSAFSEGGATDGEVDMDSSTENANSSDPAQQTSRLSGSASASVISREEQFEDYGEGEDVDFTPSSPCPEEDSRTNGFSDLGSSLPSSAGQTPQKMRQLYNSELLDIYCSQCCKKVNLLNDLEARLRNLKANSPNRKISSTAFGRQLFQANHSLFGSSQGSSTEDLFADSIDSCDLDITEKVSYLEKKVTELEGDSLANSDLKSKLKQENTQLVHRVHELEEQVKDAETRASQTLEEETKRHREVFTKMERDRNTEIDLLCNRIQLLEEENGEMKLNVCRLKSQTEKLDQEKQKMTDKLEDTSLRLKDEMDLYRKIMDKLWQNRHEFQKEKENMQELIDDLKRELDYLQCFKLEMEHPGKGKGLSELNARTREIEMEHEVKRLKQENHKLRDQNDDLNAQILSLSLYEAKNLFSCQTKAQCLAAEIDNASRDELVDALKEQEEINLRLRQYMDKIILAILDHNPSILEIKS; encoded by the exons ATGAAATTTTCA ATTTTCTCCACATCAGATACTTCTACTGAGCTGTGGTGCTATTCTGTTTCT aacGGCGAGGCCAAGCTGGCTCCTCCTATCATCATGTGTACGAGGTCGTACCCAGAACACAGTGCGTTCAGCGAAGGTGGCGCCACTGATGGAGAGGTTGACATGGACAGCAGCACTGAAAACGCCAACAGCTCCGATCCAGCTCAGCAAACCAG CCGACTGAGTGGCTCTGCGTCTGCATCCGTGATCTCCAGAGAAGAACAGTTTGAGGACTATGGCGAGGGAGAGGACGTTGACTTTACTCCCAGCAGCCCTTGTCCCGAAGAAGACTCCAGAACAAACGGCTTCTCCGACCTCGGGTCCTCCCTCCCCTCCAG TGCCGGGCAGACTCCTCAGAAGATGCGTCAGCTGTATAACAGTGAGCTGTTGGACATTTACTGCTCTCAGTGCTGTAAGAAGGTGAATCTGCTGAATGACCTCGAGGCTCGACTACGAAACCTGAAGGCCAACAG CCCAAACAGAAAGATCTCCAGCACTGCATTTGGACG CCAGCTGTTTCAGGCCAACCACAGCTTGTTCGGCTCAAGTCAAGGCAGCAGCACCGAGGATCTGTTCGCCGACAGCATCGACTCCTGCGACCTCGACATCACAGAAAAA GTGAGTTACCTGGAGAAGAAGGTGACGGAGTTGGAGGGTGACAGTTTGGCGAACAGCGACCTCAAATCTAAACTCAAACAGGAGAACACACAGCTGGTACACAG GGTCCACGAGCTGGAGGAGCAGGTGAAGGATGCCGAGACGAGGGCGAGCCAGACGCTGGAGGAGGAGACGAAGAGACACCGAGAAGTGTTCACGAAGATGGAGAGAGACCGAAACACTGAGATAGACCTGCTCTGCAACAG GATACAGCTGCTAGAGGAAGAAAACGGAGAGATGAAGTTAAACGTGTGCAGACTCAAGTCTCAGACAGAAAAGCTTGACCAG GAGAAGCAGAAGATGACGGATAAGCTGGAGGACACGAGTCTGAGGCTGAAGGACGAGATGGATCTGTACAGGAAGATCATGGACAAGCTTTGGCAGAACCGCCATGAGTTTcagaaggagaaagagaacATGCAGGAG CTGATCGATGACCTGAAGAGGGAGCTGGACTACCTGCAGTGTTTTAAGCTGGAGATGGAGCATCCTGGGAAAGGGAAGGGTCTGTCAGAGCTGAATGCTCGGACCAGAGAGATCGAGATGGAGCATGAAGTCAAAAGACTCAAACAG gAGAACCACAAGCTGCGAGACCAGAACGACGACCTGAATGCTCAGATTCTCAGTCTGAGTTTGTACGAGGCCAAAAACCTTTTCTCCTGTCAGACCAAGGCTCAGTGCCTTGCTGCTGAGATCGACAATGCATCCCGGGACGAG CTGGTGGATGCTCtgaaggagcaggaggagatcAACCTGCGTCTGAGACAGTACATGGACAAAATCATCCTCGCCATCCTCGACCACAACCCGTCCATCCTGGAGATCAAGAGCTAA